The genomic segment TAAAAGTGCTTTTAAAGAATTTTAAAATTTAAAGGAGGCTAAAATGAAAAAGTACAAATGCATGGTTTGTGGGTACATTTATGACCCAGAAGTTGGTGATGACACGCAGGATATTCCTGCAGGAACACCTTTTGAGGATTTACCAGAAGACTGGACTTGCCCTGTTTGTGGAGCAACAAAAGATCAGTTCGAGGAGATTTAAATATGAATGATGTGTTAGAAGTTCTCAAGGCAGCAATGGAAGTAGAACTTAATGGTATTAATCTCTATAAGACTGCAGCGGAGAAAACAGAAGACAAGCAGGCAAAAGAAGTATTTCTCTTCCTTGCGCAAGAAGAAGGAAAGCACTATAAATACCTTAAGGACTTACATGATGCAATAAAAAATAAGTCTGATTTTGTTGTGGATATTCCAAAACCTCAAATGACATTTAAAAGAATATTTTCTGAAGACTTTTTGAATAATCTCAAGGGCAAAAATTTTGAGTTCTCTGCGATTTCAACAGGAATGATTTTAGAGAAAAATT from the Caldisericum sp. genome contains:
- a CDS encoding rubredoxin; this encodes MKKYKCMVCGYIYDPEVGDDTQDIPAGTPFEDLPEDWTCPVCGATKDQFEEI
- a CDS encoding ferritin family protein, whose protein sequence is MNDVLEVLKAAMEVELNGINLYKTAAEKTEDKQAKEVFLFLAQEEGKHYKYLKDLHDAIKNKSDFVVDIPKPQMTFKRIFSEDFLNNLKGKNFEFSAISTGMILEKNSVLFYKEQAERAEDPKVKYLFEELMKWEEEHLNMLTNEYNDLKERFWEVNDFSPF